The Haloplanus sp. CK5-1 genome contains a region encoding:
- a CDS encoding DUF7563 family protein encodes MPSCQNCGSFVTDDYVRVFAPTGMTEPRVCPNCEDLVRDGADVRQARARRQ; translated from the coding sequence ATGCCGAGCTGTCAGAACTGTGGCTCGTTCGTCACCGACGACTACGTCCGAGTGTTCGCGCCGACCGGAATGACCGAACCGCGCGTCTGCCCGAACTGCGAGGATTTGGTCCGCGACGGCGCCGACGTCCGGCAGGCGCGCGCGAGACGGCAGTAA
- the cofD gene encoding 2-phospho-L-lactate transferase, whose product MVTFLAGGTGTPKLLDGVDAAFDPAAVTVVANTGDDVELGGHLVCPDLDTVLFQGGGVLDRETWWGIDGDTTATHDELGRLASAVDLEAGPRYLPPERQTEGRRLARWRRFSAVAEFMEIGDRDRAVHLTRTSLLDEGDTLTEVTRLLADAFDLDSTLLPMSDDPVATIVHTEAGAMHFQEYWVARRAAPTVVDVKFRGAETAEPTPEVLDALSDPVVIGPSNPVTSVGPIRALPGVDEALDATPVVAVSPFVEDEVFSGPAAELMRGVGRDPSTAGVAAAYPFVDAFVLDADDGTDLARPVVHTDTRIDDTDDARRVVSAVADALAEAP is encoded by the coding sequence ATGGTCACCTTTCTCGCCGGCGGGACGGGCACGCCAAAACTGCTTGACGGGGTCGACGCCGCCTTCGACCCCGCGGCGGTGACGGTCGTCGCCAACACCGGCGACGACGTGGAACTCGGCGGCCACCTCGTCTGTCCCGACCTCGACACCGTCCTCTTTCAGGGCGGCGGCGTCCTCGACCGCGAGACGTGGTGGGGGATCGACGGCGACACGACCGCGACCCACGACGAACTCGGCCGCTTGGCGTCGGCCGTCGACCTCGAAGCGGGACCGCGCTATCTGCCCCCGGAGCGCCAGACCGAGGGCAGACGGCTGGCCCGGTGGCGGCGCTTCTCCGCCGTCGCGGAGTTCATGGAGATCGGCGACCGCGACCGGGCGGTCCACCTCACCCGAACCAGCCTCCTCGACGAGGGAGACACCCTCACCGAGGTCACCCGACTGCTCGCCGACGCCTTCGACCTCGATTCGACGCTCCTCCCGATGAGCGACGACCCCGTCGCGACGATCGTCCACACCGAGGCGGGCGCGATGCACTTCCAGGAGTACTGGGTCGCACGCCGCGCCGCCCCGACAGTCGTCGACGTGAAGTTCCGGGGAGCCGAGACCGCCGAACCGACGCCCGAGGTGCTCGACGCGCTCTCCGATCCGGTCGTGATCGGCCCCTCCAACCCCGTCACGAGCGTCGGGCCGATCCGCGCGCTCCCGGGGGTCGACGAGGCCCTCGACGCCACGCCGGTCGTCGCCGTCTCCCCCTTCGTCGAGGACGAGGTGTTCTCCGGCCCGGCCGCCGAGTTGATGCGCGGCGTCGGGCGCGACCCCTCGACCGCCGGCGTCGCCGCCGCCTACCCCTTCGTCGACGCGTTCGTCCTCGACGCCGACGACGGGACCGACCTCGCCCGGCCGGTCGTCCACACCGACACCCGAATCGACGACACCGACGACGCCCGGCGGGTGGTCAGCGCCGTCGCGGACGCCCTCGCGGAGGCCCCGTGA
- a CDS encoding tRNA-dihydrouridine synthase — MLALASLSGVADAAWARDGTPHADLAVLGGIALDDASQSAARDLVARGREEFLPADPLAFVDDQLDALADAPIRAGMNVRSATVDPVREAAEICAAHDALLEINAHCRQDELRAVGCGETLLRDADRLARYVAAASDTGTTVSVKVRAEVEGVDLPTVASRLADAGADVLHVDAMDSEPVVADVAAAAPDLFLLANNGVRDRATAWEYLAYGADGVSVGRASDDPAVLRRVARTVDDWQRREGDSDGVDPTLDGPEVTR; from the coding sequence ATGCTCGCCCTCGCCAGTCTCAGCGGGGTGGCCGACGCGGCGTGGGCACGGGACGGGACGCCCCACGCCGACCTCGCCGTCCTCGGCGGCATCGCCCTCGACGACGCCTCGCAGTCGGCCGCACGGGACCTGGTCGCCCGCGGCCGCGAGGAGTTCCTCCCCGCCGACCCCCTCGCGTTCGTCGACGACCAACTCGACGCCCTCGCCGACGCCCCGATCCGGGCGGGAATGAACGTCCGGAGCGCGACCGTCGATCCGGTCCGCGAGGCCGCGGAGATCTGTGCCGCCCACGACGCTCTCCTCGAGATCAACGCCCACTGTCGACAGGACGAGCTCCGCGCGGTCGGCTGTGGCGAGACGCTCCTCCGCGACGCCGACCGACTGGCGCGGTACGTCGCCGCCGCGAGCGACACCGGGACGACCGTGAGCGTGAAGGTGCGGGCGGAGGTCGAGGGTGTCGACCTCCCGACGGTGGCCTCGCGACTCGCGGACGCGGGTGCGGACGTCCTCCACGTCGACGCGATGGACTCCGAACCCGTCGTCGCCGACGTCGCCGCCGCTGCACCCGATCTCTTCCTCCTCGCCAACAACGGCGTCCGCGACCGGGCGACCGCGTGGGAGTATCTCGCCTACGGCGCGGACGGCGTCAGCGTCGGCCGGGCGAGCGACGATCCGGCAGTCCTCCGGCGGGTGGCCCGCACCGTCGACGACTGGCAGCGACGCGAGGGGGACAGCGACGGGGTCGACCCCACACTCGACGGCCCGGAGGTGACGCGGTGA
- a CDS encoding triphosphoribosyl-dephospho-CoA synthase → MTRRDHPRPDVTPVDHAELALLLEVASTPKPGNVDRHREYDDLRFEHFLAGAVGSRPGLRMAADADADADADADADADADATPGLGDAFERAVRGMSQQDGDNTQFGCLLLLCPLVRAAATDRLSPSGVASVAEATTVEDAAAFYRAFDHVDVAVGDPPPEADALDVRRGGDAVPTLRDRGLTLADVMALSADRDGNAHEWATGFERTFRAADRVLNDEGPVSDRLARVFLALLAERPDTLVAVEHGEERARAVSRRAAAVQGDLDAAADLADAFHEEGINPGTTADLVAAAAFVALERGVRV, encoded by the coding sequence GTGACCCGACGCGACCATCCCCGTCCCGACGTGACGCCGGTCGACCACGCCGAACTCGCCTTACTGTTGGAGGTGGCGAGTACGCCCAAGCCGGGCAACGTCGACAGGCACCGCGAGTACGACGACCTCCGGTTCGAGCACTTCCTCGCGGGAGCGGTCGGCTCCCGGCCGGGACTCCGGATGGCTGCCGACGCCGACGCCGACGCCGACGCCGACGCCGACGCCGACGCCGACGCCGACGCGACCCCCGGCCTCGGCGACGCCTTCGAGCGCGCGGTCCGGGGAATGAGCCAACAGGACGGCGACAACACGCAGTTCGGCTGTCTCCTCCTCCTCTGTCCGCTGGTGCGTGCGGCCGCCACGGATCGCTTATCGCCGTCGGGAGTCGCGAGTGTCGCCGAGGCGACGACCGTCGAGGACGCCGCGGCCTTCTACCGCGCGTTCGACCACGTCGACGTGGCGGTCGGCGACCCGCCGCCCGAGGCCGACGCCCTCGACGTGCGACGCGGCGGCGACGCGGTGCCGACACTCCGGGACCGCGGGCTGACCCTCGCCGACGTGATGGCCCTGAGCGCGGACCGGGACGGCAACGCCCACGAGTGGGCGACGGGCTTCGAGCGCACCTTCCGGGCCGCCGACCGCGTCCTCAACGACGAGGGCCCGGTCTCGGACCGACTCGCGCGGGTCTTCCTCGCTCTCCTCGCGGAGCGACCGGACACGCTCGTGGCGGTCGAACACGGCGAGGAGCGGGCGCGGGCGGTGAGCCGGCGCGCCGCGGCGGTGCAGGGTGACCTCGACGCCGCGGCGGACCTGGCCGACGCGTTCCACGAGGAGGGGATCAACCCCGGGACGACGGCGGATCTGGTCGCGGCGGCGGCCTTCGTCGCGCTCGAACGGGGGGTGCGGGTGTGA
- a CDS encoding DUF447 domain-containing protein, with amino-acid sequence MSDESTPDGWPVALRGVTESVVATLGPNDRWNQAALGLHAPDDGGPVTAVTWGRTRTRGNFERRDGGVVQFTTDPREFVDAALDVTETEEPVRDGAAAWVEVDAERVAEGEDGGTEWIRWALTPRSSSVVERTVPTINRGFYAVVDATVAASRLDVSAYDTAALLDRLAYFAETVERCGGHRERTAFARIDDLTDWRDRNESL; translated from the coding sequence GTGAGCGACGAGTCGACTCCCGACGGATGGCCGGTCGCGCTCCGTGGCGTCACCGAGTCCGTGGTGGCGACGCTCGGACCGAACGACCGCTGGAACCAGGCGGCGCTCGGCCTCCACGCCCCCGACGACGGCGGTCCAGTCACGGCGGTGACGTGGGGTCGAACCCGGACTCGCGGCAACTTCGAGCGACGGGACGGTGGCGTCGTCCAGTTCACGACCGATCCCCGCGAGTTCGTCGACGCCGCACTCGACGTGACCGAAACCGAGGAACCGGTTCGGGACGGCGCGGCCGCGTGGGTCGAGGTGGACGCCGAGCGGGTGGCCGAGGGCGAAGACGGCGGGACCGAGTGGATCCGCTGGGCGCTCACGCCCCGGTCGTCGAGCGTCGTCGAGCGGACGGTGCCGACGATCAACCGCGGGTTCTACGCCGTCGTCGACGCGACGGTCGCCGCCTCACGACTCGACGTGTCGGCCTACGACACCGCGGCCCTGCTCGATCGACTCGCGTACTTCGCGGAGACGGTCGAGCGGTGTGGCGGGCATCGGGAGCGGACGGCGTTCGCCCGGATCGACGACCTGACCGACTGGCGCGACCGGAACGAATCGCTTTAG
- a CDS encoding 30S ribosomal protein S17e, giving the protein MAIKPKYVKQLGGLLLERYPEAFNADFETNKESVSKLTNVESKGVRNRIAGYITRKNAGPAQGS; this is encoded by the coding sequence ATGGCGATCAAACCCAAGTACGTCAAACAGCTCGGTGGGCTCCTCTTGGAGCGGTATCCCGAGGCGTTCAACGCCGACTTCGAGACGAACAAGGAGAGCGTATCGAAGTTGACCAACGTCGAATCGAAGGGCGTTCGCAACCGGATCGCGGGCTACATCACGCGGAAGAACGCTGGCCCGGCGCAGGGTTCCTGA
- a CDS encoding PAS domain-containing sensor histidine kinase, translating into MYELAAFGAVGGLLVSRYDVRARCRHERLSRRERQFRAVFEGTLDALVITDDEGRYVAANPAAADLFGLPRSELIGMHVGDFLDSDAPFADEDRRRGEIDLLRPDGETRTVAFAATANVLPGYHLSALHDVTDRAEREAEVVEERARVRFLNRLLRHNVLNGMNLVMAKLDALEPSVPEDRQADFDVIRHRSEEVVDLVQTARRLAVDVEVDRCIDPSDPLEDAVASVRESYPDATVEYTPPDGELRVRADDMLETVFDNLLTNAVEHNDPAAVTVTVGVEAEPETVTVTVADDGDGIQPERRTELFGEERYGHARDWGGFGLSIVDVLVREYDGRVWADANEPSGVVFTVELKRPE; encoded by the coding sequence GTGTACGAACTGGCGGCCTTCGGCGCCGTCGGTGGCCTCCTCGTCAGCCGGTACGACGTGCGCGCGAGATGCCGACACGAACGGCTGAGCCGCCGGGAACGCCAGTTCCGGGCGGTGTTCGAGGGAACGCTCGACGCCCTCGTGATCACCGACGACGAGGGACGGTACGTGGCCGCGAACCCGGCTGCGGCGGATCTGTTCGGGCTCCCGCGGTCGGAACTGATCGGCATGCACGTCGGCGACTTCCTCGACAGCGACGCTCCGTTCGCCGACGAGGACCGACGGCGGGGCGAAATCGACCTCCTGCGGCCGGACGGCGAGACGCGGACCGTCGCCTTCGCCGCCACGGCGAACGTCCTGCCCGGCTACCACCTGTCGGCACTCCACGACGTAACCGACCGCGCCGAACGCGAGGCCGAAGTCGTCGAGGAGCGGGCTCGCGTCCGGTTTCTCAACCGGCTGCTCAGACACAACGTCCTCAACGGCATGAACCTCGTGATGGCGAAACTCGACGCGCTCGAACCGTCGGTGCCGGAGGACCGGCAGGCTGACTTCGACGTGATCCGCCACCGGAGCGAGGAGGTGGTCGACCTCGTCCAGACCGCACGTCGCCTCGCGGTCGACGTGGAGGTCGACCGGTGTATCGACCCATCGGATCCCCTCGAGGATGCCGTCGCGTCCGTCCGGGAGTCGTATCCGGACGCGACCGTCGAGTACACACCTCCGGACGGGGAACTCCGCGTCCGCGCCGACGACATGCTGGAGACGGTGTTCGACAACCTGCTGACGAACGCAGTCGAACACAACGACCCCGCCGCAGTCACCGTCACCGTCGGGGTCGAGGCCGAACCGGAGACGGTCACGGTCACCGTCGCCGACGACGGCGACGGCATCCAGCCGGAGCGACGGACCGAACTGTTCGGGGAGGAACGTTACGGCCACGCCCGCGACTGGGGTGGGTTCGGGCTGTCCATCGTCGACGTCCTCGTCCGGGAGTACGACGGTCGGGTGTGGGCCGACGCCAACGAACCGAGCGGCGTCGTGTTCACCGTCGAGCTCAAACGCCCGGAGTGA
- a CDS encoding acc operon protein yields MARTPAPDLDLDVPEDADDEEAAAIAAAVGAHVRDGYLAAAATADEEADTWADGRWVFAGRLATLQGQSVRVTDGTPTDEWTAAGRADRL; encoded by the coding sequence ATGGCCCGAACGCCCGCTCCCGACCTCGACCTCGACGTCCCGGAGGACGCCGACGACGAGGAGGCCGCGGCCATCGCGGCCGCCGTGGGCGCACACGTTCGCGACGGCTACCTCGCCGCGGCCGCCACAGCGGACGAAGAGGCCGACACTTGGGCCGACGGCCGGTGGGTCTTCGCCGGCCGACTCGCGACCCTCCAAGGGCAGTCGGTCCGGGTCACCGACGGGACACCGACCGACGAGTGGACCGCTGCCGGCCGGGCCGACCGCCTCTGA
- a CDS encoding acyl-CoA carboxylase subunit beta, whose product MEDRIEELREKRARALLGGGEDRIESQHAKGKMTARERVDYFLDDGTFTEFDQFRTHRTHKFGMEEKRLPGDGVVTGYGDVNGRKTFVFAHDFTVFGGSLGEVMAEKICKVMDKAMDVGAPIVGLNDSAGARIQEGVRSLAGYTDIFHRNERASGVVPQISGIMGPCAGGAVYSPAITDFVFMVSDTSHMFITGPDVIETVTGEEVTFEELGGAATHASKTGVAHGAYEDEETALDNIRRLLSYLPQNNVEDPPRVDPWDDPDRSADELTDVVPDQPRKPYDMRDVIGGVVDEGSFFEIHADWARNVVVGFGRLDGHSVGVVANQPRSNAGTLTVDASMKASRFVRFCDAFNVPIVTFVDVPGYMPGTDQEHRGIIRHGAKLLYAFSEATVPLLTVITRKAYGGAYCVMASKHLGADVNYAWPTAELAVMGPEGAVNILYSDELDAADDPEARRADLVAEYREEFANPYTAADRGFIDDVIEPQETRTRLVDDLHMLKTKRENPPEKKHGNIPI is encoded by the coding sequence ATGGAGGACCGCATCGAGGAGCTTCGCGAGAAGCGGGCGCGGGCCCTCCTCGGCGGCGGCGAGGACCGCATCGAGTCCCAACACGCGAAAGGGAAGATGACCGCCCGCGAGCGGGTCGACTACTTCCTCGACGACGGCACGTTCACCGAGTTCGACCAGTTCCGCACCCACCGAACCCACAAGTTCGGCATGGAAGAGAAACGACTCCCCGGCGACGGTGTTGTCACGGGGTACGGCGACGTGAACGGCCGCAAGACGTTCGTCTTCGCCCACGACTTCACCGTCTTCGGCGGGTCGCTCGGCGAGGTGATGGCCGAGAAGATCTGTAAAGTGATGGACAAGGCGATGGACGTCGGCGCACCGATCGTCGGCCTCAACGACTCCGCGGGGGCGCGCATTCAGGAGGGCGTCCGGAGCCTCGCGGGCTACACCGACATCTTCCACCGCAACGAACGGGCGAGCGGCGTCGTCCCACAGATATCGGGGATCATGGGCCCCTGTGCCGGCGGTGCGGTCTACTCCCCCGCGATCACGGACTTCGTGTTCATGGTCAGCGACACCAGTCACATGTTCATCACCGGCCCGGACGTGATCGAGACGGTCACCGGCGAGGAGGTGACCTTCGAGGAACTCGGCGGGGCGGCCACCCACGCCTCGAAGACGGGTGTCGCCCACGGCGCCTACGAGGACGAGGAGACGGCACTCGACAATATCCGCCGTCTGCTCTCCTATCTCCCCCAGAACAACGTCGAGGACCCGCCACGGGTCGACCCGTGGGACGACCCGGACCGCTCGGCGGACGAACTCACCGACGTCGTCCCCGATCAGCCACGGAAACCCTACGACATGCGGGACGTGATCGGTGGCGTCGTCGACGAGGGCTCGTTCTTCGAGATTCACGCCGACTGGGCGAGAAACGTCGTCGTCGGGTTCGGCCGCCTCGACGGCCACTCCGTCGGCGTCGTCGCCAACCAACCCCGGTCGAACGCCGGGACGCTGACCGTCGACGCCAGCATGAAGGCCTCGCGGTTCGTCCGCTTCTGTGACGCGTTCAACGTCCCCATCGTCACCTTCGTCGACGTGCCGGGGTACATGCCCGGCACCGACCAGGAACACCGGGGGATCATCCGCCACGGCGCGAAACTCCTCTACGCCTTCTCCGAGGCGACCGTTCCACTCCTCACCGTCATCACGCGGAAGGCCTACGGCGGCGCCTACTGCGTCATGGCGTCGAAACACCTCGGCGCGGACGTGAACTACGCGTGGCCCACCGCCGAACTCGCGGTGATGGGCCCGGAGGGCGCAGTGAACATCCTCTACAGCGACGAACTCGACGCGGCCGACGACCCCGAGGCCCGCCGAGCCGACCTCGTCGCGGAGTACCGCGAGGAGTTCGCCAACCCCTACACCGCCGCCGACCGGGGGTTCATCGACGACGTCATCGAACCACAGGAGACCCGGACGCGCCTCGTCGACGACCTCCACATGCTCAAGACCAAACGCGAGAACCCGCCCGAGAAGAAACACGGCAACATCCCGATCTGA